The Epinephelus lanceolatus isolate andai-2023 chromosome 12, ASM4190304v1, whole genome shotgun sequence genome segment AACCCCTGAGtaattaaatattattaatggTATTATTTATAAGGCTTGtacctttttaaaatgaaaaacctACATTAATTTTTGTCACTATTTCACGGTCATTTTTAACAGCACATATTTCTATCACCTAATTTCATTTCATATGCGAACATATGAACTTATCATCACATCCTGCTCggtcatttttgtgtttattatcgTCTACGTCTTGTGCACAAAACTGCCAGACTTGCAAGTTCACTTAAGTGCCTGTAAAAGTTAGGGAAAGCAATATACCAGGGACAGATGGATGATTTTAGTGTTTGTATTCTCGTTACTTTACAACAGCGTTTAACCCATTCCTTACCGGTTgcctccaccatcccctccaggATGACCACGATCTCAAAGTCCTCCTTCTCCAGCTGGGACTGCGACATGTCCCAGAAGGGTGAACGTGAGTCGATCTCGTGGGAGATCACCAGCGGGGAGACCAGGAAGAGACGATCGTCGCCCGTCTCGAAGCCCACGCTGATGTCTGTCTGGTCCAGGGGGATGAACTCACCTGAAGGAGAGGATAAAATGGGAGGTAAGGAGTAGTCAAGCTCCTCCAGATGCTGATCCTAGGAGTAGTTGAATATAAATTCTGCTTAAGTGAGAGGGGAATAATTATTGATTTTATGGTGTACTTAAAAAAGTTCAAGTATATTCAACAAATGAACTAATTTAAAGTAAAGAGTCGAGAGAGATACTATAGTTGCCATAGTGGAAACAGTAGTAATTGAACAATTAGAAGTAGTTATTGTGGttgtatttgtaataataaATGTACCAATACTATCATTAATCGTCTTATCTCGTAGTCTCACCCTCCTGAGTCTGTTTGGACTTGATGAGCTTGGCCCTCATGTTGGCCCCTACTATATGGGAGCTCCGAAGGTCGCCCACCCTGAACATCAGACAGAGCTTGTCGTCTCTCAGGGAGATGACGGCGTGTTTAGAGAACACCAGTGTCTCTGCCCGTTTGTTGGGCTGTGAAATCTTCACAAACATACAGCCGACCTGCACGGAGAGGTGCAAAAGGCTCAAATATTTGCAATGACTGGAAAAGCAAAGGGTTATTGAAAAATGATTGACATGTATTGTTTTCATAATTAACACCAATGCAGACTGTACATAGGTAAACATTTGTTAGGAGTGCTGAATACACACAAAGCTTCTTGCTCGCCATTTCCAGCTTTCAATGTTAAAACACAGTAGTGACACTTGAACCTCAAACTCAGCCATTTTTTTAATATGCATGATAAAACACCCCAGTTGCTAATGTGGCATGTTTCCAGCTCGCAAACATGCATAAACATGAATCTGCTCGGATGTTGTACGTGGATTCATCCTCATCAAAAGAGTGCTTACTTTGTGGGAAAAATCAAGCCCCAGCAGCACTCTTAAAGTAAATATTCTTTTTCAGGAAGCGTTCCATCTGGACCAAATTAGTGTCATTTTGTCTGCGTAGTATTGATGCATACACTCTTCTCTTTAAGCTCAAGAAAAggaaatttgtatttttgctgAACTGACAGGAGGTCTCCTTCTAATCAAACAGACAAAGGTCAGACAGTATTTACatgtacttttcttttttttatcttgttcaGGTGACTTTCAGAAAGGTCTGAAAACCAGTTTTAGAAGCTAACCTCACCTCCTGATGTGCTCTTGCATGTTTGATGGTTACTATGTGTTAGATTATTGACATATAGTAAGTATTAGATAAGTTTTGTCAGTATGGTAAGGAATATTTCTAAATGGTTATGACCTGCAATTTAGGTTTCAATAAGAAATACTGAAGCATTTATGGCAAATCTAACAGTCTTTAAATCAAAATACTGTCTAAAGACAAACTACCAATATCTGAATATGAtttcattttcctgtttctcGGACATGTACCAGCCCAGGTGCTCACCATGAAGGCGTTAACCATCGAGCCCAGTAtagcctgcagcagcagcagcatggtgCCCACTGGACACTGGTCAGTGATGACGCGGTGGCCGTAGCCAATGGTGGTCTCTGTCTCGATGGAGAAGAGGAAGGCCGAGATGAAGCCATTGACATTGTTGACGCACGGCGTCCATGTCTCATCCTCCAGATGGTCCAGATCACCCCTTggggaggaaagaaaggaggaggatGTGTGAGAAAGGGAAGGGGGGGAGGGTGAAAAAGTGGGTGTCAAGAGGGAAAAATAGACAGAGCGAGAAGATTTATATTCTTAGAACAAAGGTGCAGAAATGTATGTATGACGACTCGTCTCTCCCTTTTCCCTTTCAGCTACTACTTAGAATGAATAAGATGCAATCCTCATATTAGCTGTAACGATTAACCCAACATTCATCCCGTCGCTTTTTCTCGATGCTGCAAAAACCCACTCCCTCCATCATATATCATGACACCTTCACTATGCTGGTTTATCAGTCCTGTGCCACCAGGAGTCTGCAGATTTTCTCTCAAACTACTCGCTACACAGGCTAATGTCCTTGATTAATACAGTGCCGGCAAGAGAGGAAGAGCTAATTAATGAAAGTGGTGTTAAgtaatttatataatatatgACTTTTATTGACCTGTGTTGGTGACCAAGGAATTGCAATAACACCGGCAGCTCTCTGGCACAGCTTAAGGTGGCCTGTAATTGATATAAAGAGGTCACGATTTTACGAGACGAATACGTTAGCTAATTAGAGCGGGGGATCCAGCAGACACATCTAGTGAGGAGGTAACACATCATGATGAAATACACTGTCATATTAATACTGCTTTGTCATCGGCTTTTTTGGCTGAAAAGTGGGGCTTTTTTAGCTTCCGTTGCAGAAATGTCTGGCAATATTGGTCACTCTCTCACAGCATCATCCTCCATCTGTAAGTAATTAAAAAGGTGGTGTTGCCTTGTGATGATTTAGTAAAGGACATTTTTAGAAATTTAAGTATTTGCTTTCTTGTCAAGAGGTGATGGGAAGTTTGATATACCACTCTTATATCTGTCTGTTAAGGATGGTACTACAGCCAGgaggcagttagcttagcttagcacaaagactgtgaacagggaaacagctagcctggctctgtcttaaggggaacaaaaacacaataataaaaGCTTACTAACTAGTATGTTATATCTATATTTTGTAGGGGTTGAATAAAGCTGACCATCttctggctgtagcttcatatttaccatacagacaCAAGAGTGTTATCAGTCTTCCTagctaactcttggcaagaaagggaaaaaagtacattccccaaaatgtcaaactgatcCTTTAAAGGAGAAACCGCTAACTTTCCTTTCACCTAAGCATTTCCAAGTGGTTTATTGTTGGCGTCATTGTTGCAAAGACACTGGATCACTTTCCTCAGAGCTTGATACTAACAACAACACAGGGCACACAGAATTTTGTTTCTCACATTTACTTTCATTGTTCCACTGTTCGCCATTTCCGCTACTGGGATAGTAACTAAAAGAACTTACAatgatactctttggtaactaCCAAAAGCTACTGGTGAAAGTAAAAGcgctatcctcttcctgttttggttgcacaatgaTTGAAACACTTCCTTCATTGTCCCAGGAGAGCATACCCAGcggcagacagaattgcatagTCAAAGCGAAGCATGCAGATAAGAAACAAGACCCCTCTGTGGCTCAGGACTGAATAGATCTACATAAATAATCTTCTCCCACCTTCTTTGCTCAACAGTCTTACCTACAGTAGGCTATGAGGTACCAGATGGCCCCGAAGAAGAGCCACGTGACGGCGTAGGCCATGACGAAGACGAAGAGGGAGCAGCGCCAGTTGAGGTCCACCAGCGTGGTGAAGATGTCAGTCAGGTAGCGGTAAGTCTCCCGCATGTTGCCGTGCTGCACATTGCAGCGACCGTTCTTCTCCACGTAGCGCTGTCTCTTACGCCGAGTCCGGGCTagtgaagagagaggagaggcaacACAGCTCAGTTAGAGAAGTTAGAAAGATGCAAAACTGAAAAATGGGAAATCTTGCTCTTGAAGAAAACATGCAGCCTGAGATCTGGTGCTTTACAATGCTTGAAAAAAGGTAGAAGACGAGTCCTCACAGGTGTCTTAGTTTCATAACCTTATGTTCAAAGAAACCCCTTACAAAACCCTTTAGAATACTTCAAAAACCTACACAAGGCTGCCTTTCTACATTTCTGAAAAGTTTTGCTGTTTGAAGATACGACTGTGACAGCAGTCAGAGGATGCGAGTTGAATGAAGGCACGGAGAGATATCGGAGGATAAACAGAGGAAGGTGCCAGGGGACAGAACTACTTAGAGAGATGCAGTGTGGCTCAGAGAAAGTCAGACTGGTGAAGAAGGGATaacagaaatgaaaacagacagGTGAGGAAAAGAGGGGAGATGAAGTGCGACAGGACAACATCATCAAACACTCGGAGAAGAAAAAGCTACAACATTGGACTTTAGTTACTGTACAACCCTAACGGGAACTCGgattgttgtttctttgtagAGAGGCTTTTTACTGAGGGTGCGCTCCAGCCACAACTGGATACCAAACTATTCATTTTTTTGCTTCAGTGACAACAACGACAACTTTTCTTATGATGCACTTCATGCTGTATGTTGATATTTTGGCACAAATTAACGGCTCTtggaaaaaggaaaatgtttttgattcTGAAAGCTTCAAAAGCTTAGTTGTAAAATGTCTCTTATTTTGTGCTTGTAGCCAGTGTCCTCACACAAAAACTGTGAACATCCACTTCTTTAATTAACAGTGTTCATACTTTTTAGAGTTGATTTCTCCTTTCACAAATATATACAgcgaagaggagagagaaactgGAGCAAACAAAGAGCTAGTGGAGAGGCCTAATGAAAAAAGATGCAAGACTGTCAAAACCGCTGAGGCATGAACCACTGCAGCATGGTTCAAATTAGAGGAGATTCACAACTATTGCGACAGAGTCGTGAAGGAAGCTGCACAAGTTTAGTGaatatgcagtgtgtgtgtgtgtgtgtgtgtgtgtggagtgggGATAGAGAAAAAATTGATTCAGACTCCAGAGCCAGTCAATAGTTCCCAATCTTTGGAGGAGTTGAATATATACCATACTTGCAAACTTCATTCAGTTTTCTCCAGACTTGAATGAAGTGAAAAGAAAGCAGCCAgaactttttttaaacttcagcACTCTATAGGACAGCCAGTCACAAACAAGGTCACTCACCCCACCCAAATcgtcccctctctttctccgtcCCCTGGGTCTTCTTCCTGGTCTGATTGGCTGTGGCCTCCCGCTCTGCCAGCTTTGCCTGGAACGACCTGCCGACCTTGGCAAGGGGCGGACACGGTGGCGCCGTCTCTGTGGTGACGACATGGCCCAGCTCCTCAGATAGGTTGAAGACTCCGGTGGAGGCGGTGGCCTCGGTGGCCACCTCCACTTCTTCCCCTTCCCCCTTCTCCTCCacagggagtgagagagagtctGGGCGGGTGGGGAAGACTGAGTTCTCCAACGCCATggcctgtgtgcgtgtgtgcgcgtgtgtgtgtcaggtgtattAGCGTGTTATTGATATCCTCCCTATGGCAGACTCTGTCCAAAGGCTATTGATTGGACCATTTGTCTGCTTGACTGAAGCCTGGAACATAGGAGAAGAGCACAATGATCAAATGAGATCCTGTAATTGATTAGCTGTTGTGCTGTCACAGTAATTCGCagacaaatgatttttttttttttttttgaaaagaaaaacaacctcTTTCAGGAGCTATTAAGCTCTTCTTTCCCTTTAATTTCTCTTAAGATACTTTTGCCTTTTCTACATTAACAAGGCCTATATCTTCTGTGTAGCTTGCCTCACAtatctggctctctgtctctgcctgttCCATTATTTCACCCCTTTTAAATGCAAAattagcaacaacagcagcgaaaaaaaaaaaaaaaaaaaaaaaaaaagggaa includes the following:
- the kcnj9 gene encoding G protein-activated inward rectifier potassium channel 3, whose product is MALENSVFPTRPDSLSLPVEEKGEGEEVEVATEATASTGVFNLSEELGHVVTTETAPPCPPLAKVGRSFQAKLAEREATANQTRKKTQGTEKERGRFGWARTRRKRQRYVEKNGRCNVQHGNMRETYRYLTDIFTTLVDLNWRCSLFVFVMAYAVTWLFFGAIWYLIAYCRGDLDHLEDETWTPCVNNVNGFISAFLFSIETETTIGYGHRVITDQCPVGTMLLLLQAILGSMVNAFMVGCMFVKISQPNKRAETLVFSKHAVISLRDDKLCLMFRVGDLRSSHIVGANMRAKLIKSKQTQEGEFIPLDQTDISVGFETGDDRLFLVSPLVISHEIDSRSPFWDMSQSQLEKEDFEIVVILEGMVEATGMTCQARSSYLAEEVMWGHRFSPMMSLAEGFFDVDYGAFHHTFEVDTPSCSARELSLAAARLDAHLYWSISSRLDEEPTLTNQTAKQPDSSSANSKGGEPTFIVGEMTDIQEQTGLGELNGSIATDQSESEA